GGCCACTGGCGCTGACGGTTTCGCTGTCGGTGTGGGCCTTGGCTGCGGTGGCCTTGTCGTTGGCGCCGCCGTCGCTGCTGTTCTCGGTGATCGCCGCCGCGACAGCGCTGCTGGCCGCGCCCTACTTGTTCCCAGCGGTGCAGCCGATCGTTTCCGGCCCCGCGCCGAAGTCCGACAAGTTACTGCTGCGCATGATTGCCGGCGCCCTGCTGACCCTCGCGGTCACCTTGCTCGCCAGCACCGTGGGTGATCGCTGGAGCGGCCTGCTTGCGGTGTTCCCGGTGCTCGGTAGCGTGATGGCAGTATTCTCCCAGCAAACCCGTGGCCCGGCGTTTACCGCAGCCCTGCTGCGAGCGACGGCCACCGGCATGTACTCGTTCTCGGCGTTTTGCCTGGTCCTGTCGCTGGCGTTGCCAAGTCTGGGAATGAATGCGTTTGCCCTCGGCGTCGCGGTGTCCGTGGCGATGTTGGGCGTGACCAAACGCCTGTTGGCACGGCCGGTAAAAACCCCCGCAAAACCTACGATTATTTCGCACGAGTAGAGCAATAAACTCGTGCGTCATTCGAACAGGTTTGGCCCACCATCAGCCTCAGTTCCTAACCAATCAACGACTGAGGCCTACACCATGAAATTCTTTTTCCACCCTTCGCCGAACCCAATGAAAGTCGCCCTGCTGCTCGAAGAGCTGCAAACCCCTTATGAACTGATCGGCGTCGACACCTTCAAGGGCGAGCAACACCAGCCAGCCTTTTTGGCGATCAACCCGAACGCCAAGGTCCCGGCCCTGGTCGATGGTGATGCCACAGTCTTCGACTCCCAGGCCATCCTGTTACACCTGGCGCAAAAACATCAGCGTTTCTTGCCGACTTCCGCTGCCGGCAATGCCGAATTGCTTTCGTGGCTGATGTTCATCGCCACCGGCCTGTCGCCGTTCTCCGGCCAGGCCGTGCACTTCCTGCATCACGCTCCGGAAGACCTGCCTTACGCGAAAAACCGTTACCTCAAGGAAGTCGAGCGTCATTACCGCGTGCTTGATCAACGCCTGGCCGAGCATCAATACCTGGCCGGCGACAGCTACAGCATCGCCGACATGGCGCTCTGGGGTTGGGGCAATTACGCGCCGTACATCCTCGGTGAAAACGGTTTGTCGGCCTATCCGAACGTCAAGCGCCTGTTCGAGCAAATCAGCGCTCGCCCGGCAGCCCAGCGTGCGCTCGGTTTGAAGGAAAAACTGGTATTGAAGGCCGAGTTCGACGAAGAAACCCGCCGCAATCTGTTCCCGCAACATCAGGCGCAGTGATCCGTCTCCTGACATTCGCCACAAATATTTGCACAAGGTCCGGAGAACGTGACCGTCCGTTAGCCCGCGCTGGAACCCGCCACAACCTCCATGGGATGATCGCGCCCCACCGCGCGACCATCCCTGGAGATTCCGAATGTCACTGTTGAGTAAAAAAGCCGTTGTCCTGTTGCTGGCAGCGGTTGCCAGCCTGGGGGCTTTGAATGCGCAGGCTGCCAAGGCCACCGCCAAGGAGACCGCGCAGGCTCAGAAAGTCTCGCTGCTTGGCGGCAAGTTCACCTTCACCCTGCCCAAAGGTTTCATCGCCAACCCGCTGCCAGCCAGTCCTACCGGCGCGAGCGGCACGCTGTACAGCAACGAGACCACCAAAACCGTAGTCATCACTGCCGAAAACAATCTGCCGGAAGGCACTCAGGTCAAGGATAACGACGGCGAGTTTCTCGACGGCACCGCGGCCGATTTCGACGCGTCACAACGCAAGGCACTGCCGGATTACAACAAGCTCAGCGAAAAAAGCCTGACCCTGAAAAGCACTGGGCTGGGTGTGCGCCAGGTCGACAGCACCGCCACCCAGGGCGGCGGCGTGACCCTCAACACCACGCTGATGGCAGCGTCCGGAAACCGCATGACCGTGATTCAGGTCATTTCCCGTCCAGGCGACATGGCGGCCCACGAGACGCTGATCAAACAGATCGTCAGCGGCAAATAGGCGTCAAGGATTGAGGCGTTGCAACCAGGCACTCAAGTCCTGAATCTCGTCGGCACTGATGCTGTGCCCGACGCCTTGATAGGCGTGAAACTCGGGCTCGAGTGAAACGCTCTGCAACAGACTGTTGGCCTCGCTGCCATCGCTGTACGGAAGTCTTGTGTCCGCGGTGCCATGACCGATGAAAATCGCCAGCGACTGGCGTTTTTCATCCGGTTTCAGCTCGGATTTGAGCACCGGCAAAATCCGCCCGCTCAACGCAGCGATCCCGCCCACTGCTTCGGGGTGTCGCAGGGCGACCTCGTAGGACATGATCGCCCCCTGGCTGAACCCCACCAGATACACCTTGCCCGGTTCGGTGTGATACTTCTTCGCCGCCTGGTCGACGAACTCCAGCAACACCTTGCCGCTGGCTTTCAGATCATCGGTCTCACCGTTGTAGGCACCTTCCCCCTTCTTGCGAAACCACTGATAGCTGCCCTCTTGCATTACCATTGGCGCGCGCACGGACAGGTAGTTGTACTGCGTGGGCAACTCATCCTTAATACCGAACAGATCCTGCTCGTTACTGCCGTAACCGTGGAGAAAAATCACCAGGGGCT
The Pseudomonas sp. MYb327 DNA segment above includes these coding regions:
- a CDS encoding dienelactone hydrolase family protein translates to MLKFLALLTLLASAAVHAQTPLQTDLPLKYLEQANPDSRDQPLVIFLHGYGSNEQDLFGIKDELPTQYNYLSVRAPMVMQEGSYQWFRKKGEGAYNGETDDLKASGKVLLEFVDQAAKKYHTEPGKVYLVGFSQGAIMSYEVALRHPEAVGGIAALSGRILPVLKSELKPDEKRQSLAIFIGHGTADTRLPYSDGSEANSLLQSVSLEPEFHAYQGVGHSISADEIQDLSAWLQRLNP
- a CDS encoding glutathione S-transferase N-terminal domain-containing protein, yielding MKFFFHPSPNPMKVALLLEELQTPYELIGVDTFKGEQHQPAFLAINPNAKVPALVDGDATVFDSQAILLHLAQKHQRFLPTSAAGNAELLSWLMFIATGLSPFSGQAVHFLHHAPEDLPYAKNRYLKEVERHYRVLDQRLAEHQYLAGDSYSIADMALWGWGNYAPYILGENGLSAYPNVKRLFEQISARPAAQRALGLKEKLVLKAEFDEETRRNLFPQHQAQ